The following proteins are encoded in a genomic region of Cryptomeria japonica chromosome 11, Sugi_1.0, whole genome shotgun sequence:
- the LOC131068326 gene encoding uncharacterized protein LOC131068326 isoform X2, whose translation MASRLAVDQEVLDGVAQLLILKKGFEWLEEKLRQICGYKQAMYQLKAHDLSLKEWRQEVWDIVEHKEDEFVRLLPSCERGDPGEELHQITQEFAFIFGRIGTVNKP comes from the exons ATGGCTTCAAGGCTTGCTGTCGATCAAGAAGTATTGGATGGGGTAGCACAGTTGCTCATCTTAAAAAAGGGTTTTGAATGGCTAGAGGAGAAGCTCAGACAAATATGTGGTTACAAGCAAGCTATGTACCAACTAAAAGCCCACGATCTCTCTCTGAAAGAATGGCGGCAGGAAGTGTGGGATATCGTGGAGCACAAGGAAGATGAATTTGTCAGATTGTTGCCCTCGTGCGAAAGGGGCGATCCGGGTGAAGAACTTCATCAAATTACACAAGAATTTG CTTTTATCTTCGGGCGGATTGGAACGGTTAACAAGCCTTGA
- the LOC131068326 gene encoding uncharacterized protein LOC131068326 isoform X1 yields the protein MASRLAVDQEVLDGVAQLLILKKGFEWLEEKLRQICGYKQAMYQLKAHDLSLKEWRQEVWDIVEHKEDEFVRLLPSCERGDPGEELHQITQEFVKIKARVRYGIGLSTST from the exons ATGGCTTCAAGGCTTGCTGTCGATCAAGAAGTATTGGATGGGGTAGCACAGTTGCTCATCTTAAAAAAGGGTTTTGAATGGCTAGAGGAGAAGCTCAGACAAATATGTGGTTACAAGCAAGCTATGTACCAACTAAAAGCCCACGATCTCTCTCTGAAAGAATGGCGGCAGGAAGTGTGGGATATCGTGGAGCACAAGGAAGATGAATTTGTCAGATTGTTGCCCTCGTGCGAAAGGGGCGATCCGGGTGAAGAACTTCATCAAATTACACAAGAATTTG TGAAAATTAAAGCAAGAGTGAGATATGGGATTGGATTATCTACATCAACTTGA
- the LOC131068326 gene encoding uncharacterized protein LOC131068326 isoform X3 codes for MASRLAVDQEVLDGVAQLLILKKGFEWLEEKLRQICGYKQAMYQLKAHDLSLKEWRQEVWDIVEHKEDEFVRLLPSCERGDPGEELHQITQEFAEGFIPQ; via the exons ATGGCTTCAAGGCTTGCTGTCGATCAAGAAGTATTGGATGGGGTAGCACAGTTGCTCATCTTAAAAAAGGGTTTTGAATGGCTAGAGGAGAAGCTCAGACAAATATGTGGTTACAAGCAAGCTATGTACCAACTAAAAGCCCACGATCTCTCTCTGAAAGAATGGCGGCAGGAAGTGTGGGATATCGTGGAGCACAAGGAAGATGAATTTGTCAGATTGTTGCCCTCGTGCGAAAGGGGCGATCCGGGTGAAGAACTTCATCAAATTACACAAGAATTTG CTGAAGGGTTTATTCCACAGTGA
- the LOC131068326 gene encoding uncharacterized protein LOC131068326 isoform X4, which produces MASRLAVDQEVLDGVAQLLILKKGFEWLEEKLRQICGYKQAMYQLKAHDLSLKEWRQEVWDIVEHKEDEFVRLLPSCERGDPGEELHQITQEFG; this is translated from the coding sequence ATGGCTTCAAGGCTTGCTGTCGATCAAGAAGTATTGGATGGGGTAGCACAGTTGCTCATCTTAAAAAAGGGTTTTGAATGGCTAGAGGAGAAGCTCAGACAAATATGTGGTTACAAGCAAGCTATGTACCAACTAAAAGCCCACGATCTCTCTCTGAAAGAATGGCGGCAGGAAGTGTGGGATATCGTGGAGCACAAGGAAGATGAATTTGTCAGATTGTTGCCCTCGTGCGAAAGGGGCGATCCGGGTGAAGAACTTCATCAAATTACACAAGAATTTG